AAAAGTGATTCAGtaacggaaagaaaaatgaaatgggCTTACTCAACCTTATTTCCTAATATGGTCAGAGTTTACTCGTTGGAGACTCCATACGCTACGGTCGCCCCTGGTCTCCTTTACTAGACatgttcgtgtgcgtgtgtatgtgtatgtgtgcttgtgaCCTGTAATGCTGGTTACTGTGCGACTCATGGGGTTCTGACTAAAGTTGGTCCTAAGCAAGTTATGTCTTGCCTGGACTGGCCTCTGGCGCTATATAATATGTACAGTCCGATAACTCTTCATGTTTCCCTACCGTTCATGTCCTATATCAGAATCTGAATCATTGATGCAATTATGCACTTCCATAATATGCGATATAATCGGTAACTGATTTCCTTTGAAAGAATCCTTTCAAGCAAGAATGGTTCATGGTTATAGATAAAACATTGATAAAACCAACTGAAGGAAGATAAACCAATAGCATGTATAGATTCATTTGATAACTATCTAACCGAAGACCTTTAACTTTTACCTCGTCGGCTTAGGCAGTTGTTATGATcttccgtttttggttttaaccGAATGATGTCGTGTATGACTCATAGAATTCGAAAGCCTCCCCAGGCTTTCCGATCTCTCGCTAGTATGGACTCGGTAGTGTTGGCCTATGTTGGTGACGTCATGATTTggattttggtttggttcaaAAACTAAATTTAGCACACAGCGTGCGAGTCCTGCGATCACTGCACTCACGGCCGATATACCGATCTTCGTCTTCGAATTTCACCAAAACAATTTCGCATCTTCCCCGCTCGACTACTGAAAAGTGGAGTGGTGGAAACTCTAGGGCTGCGTTGGCCGATGGTGGGGTCGAGCCCCGATCTTAAACAGAACGATCTACTCGTGGTGgggatgcttttttcgatggtGAGGGTAGGGCATACTACTTATCAGTTCTTGCGCACTACCAAACGTGTGGTGCAGCGGTCGCAAATGCGGCGAACAGCCGAAGTAGCGAAAGCAGAGATCGAGAGGATGCTGCATGATCTTGGGCCTTTGGCTCGTGCGCACGATGATCGTGACCACGATGATGTGTGCCCGATTGTTCCATGCACAAGTATAggtgtgagtgcgtgcgcaCGAATTTCACTCGCAGCGTGTGCACTCCACCAACCGTGCGCCACTATCGAGACGGTTTTTCGACGTTTTTCAGTTCGCCTTTAAACTGTTTAACTCGCGGATTCAGGTGTAAGTAAAGTCTCCGTTTGCTTGCGATCGTTGCCGCTTGAAAGGTTTCTGTTCTGTCGAGTTCTAGTCTATAGGTTTTGAAGAATTCTGGAAATCTTGTTAACTAATATTTACTACGCCCAGGGATCTGAGGGTTGAAGCGAGTTTGGAAGTACTAATCAGCGTTGTGCAAAGTGGTTAGATTCAAACGCGCACGGTCACAGACAGTTGCGTACTTGTGTTTGCTGGGCGACCGAAAGATAAGCGCGAAACCTGTCCACACGAAAGTTAAAGAAGAATTTGCATCTACATGCCAAGAAAAACAATAAGCCGACGAGTCTGTGTAACAACCGCCGCTCTGTTTGTCCAGAAGCACACAATTTTAGTGTCCGATTACCGGAGTGTGCCGTGACCACATCGTGCAACAGATTCACCGTTTGTGTGCGATTgggtgcgtgtatgtgtctgcACCTACCAGTTGTACGTGTGCGAACATTGTGCCATATGGTATCTTCATTCAAGTGCATTTCCCCCTATAAGAACCCATTCTTTAAAATGCATCAACCAAGTGGCAATATTGTGAAGATTTTGGACGATAAAACGATATCGTATATGTATGACCGTACCTTATAGTGTGTGTCTCCTAGAGATGTGTAGCTAGGACCACCTGCACTCGAATGACTAAGGAGTAGTACGTAATAGTGCGCATGTTTAAACATTGGTCCATGTGATAAGTTACGTGCTGGCGTACGCTTCTGTGCCATAGAAAAGCGATAGGAAAAGACAGTAAAAAGTGTACCGGTTTTAAATGTTGATAAGCGCAATGACTTTTCTCATAAATTAGAGTTATCTGTTTGTAGCATACCGTGCACGATATCGCCTAGGGTGAACTAGTGGCCCAGATGGCGCAAGCTACTAGGTTCTAGGTACCggatgaccgaccgacgggtCGGTTTGTGGCAAAAGAGAAATTTTCCGAGTAGACCTGCGATCCTAGCGCAAGCATGGTCTATGAAAAGTTATTTTTGGATCCACCCGATGGCGCTCGCACTAGCTGTACGTTTAAGGCAATTCGCCGGCGCTTCGTACCAAGCCCATCAGGACAGGACACACCACGCATGTGCGCTCCGGTCTGGTGCGCGATTTCGAAACTCGTCAGCACAATCGGacgaaattttatttttaaaccaaaTCAACCACTCGCTGTGCGCACGATCGGCATGTGCTATCCAGGGCAACCCACAGGAATTTGGTGCCCCGCCCTATTTGAATCCCGCGCCAGCAGCTAATGGAATCATATGTCGTTTTCTACAGTCCAAAAgttattttccaaattttcatATTTGCCTTTACAGCTGTAGAAAGATGGTCGCGAAAAGTCCAATTTTCAAACCTAAATATCGAATTGAACCCATATCAGCGGTGGGACATCGACACCAATCTGTGACACCAAGGCCTAGACGATTGAACAATTAACTGTCATCGTAACAGGACCGGTTGGCCTTGCTTGATGGCTAGCGGTGATACATGTCCGAAAAATACATGCTCATTGCGAGTGTTTGGCATTCAGATGAACAGGTTTTGCAGATCGGCCGATCGGTATGAAATGGTGGTAGAATTGGCATTGAATGGAATGTTGTAGTTGGTTTTCGTCATGATAACTTTCACTTTTATGATTCAGCATTGCTTGTTACATGCTGGATGGGTCATATCCGCTATCAGACCCGTATTGCACCTGGTACAGTTGTTTATTGTTCGCCATATGGTATACAGGATGATAGAAATTGGCCTAAATACTACTTTTGCGGATTCAAAAGTTATACAGTTAAAAATCTACTGAGTGTCCTCTGTAAagtttaaaacatattttatgatAAACCCTTCAGTCAGTGAAGATAGTAATCTTCTACAGCAATGGACCATAGATATGGAGGTCGCGCCAAATTTCTATAACAAGAAGCAATAAAGCAGGAGGGGTCCTAACCTGGCGCTAACAAAAAGCAGTTTCGAAAAATGCTGTCCAGCACATATATGTCAGTCaaccaccaaaaaaccggCTTCCAGCCAGTGGATGCAGAGCACTCTTGTAATGCCATAAAGTGCAAGGTCGAAAGCAGCATCTGGTACTGACGTGCTGTTCCATGGAACCACCATAAACGGATAGGTGATCGTGGCGATTAACACTGAAACTTGACCTCGACACAAGCAGTTCAATAAAGCCAGTGAAAGAAAGCAATGAATGGATTAGAAAATCACTCAAACCCTGCATAACACTGTCGCTTTTTCTGCCCAACATGGGTTGACGTAGACGCAAATAGCTGAAGTTATAGTTGAGCTGATCACTATCGAATGAAATTAATAGTGTGCGGTACCGATCGTATAGACAAGAGATTAATTGCCAAGCATATttaacttaatttttacaacttttctttttccacagTACTCGcgtgttcggtttcggtttgtgtAGTGTTGTCTGTATCGGATTCGTAGTGTTGTGAAGTGAACCTCACACAAACCTAGCCAAAATGGATGCCatcaagaagaagatgcaggCGATGAAGCTGGAGAAGGACAATGCCTTGGATCGGGCCCTTCTCTGCGAGCAACAGGCTCGTGATGCCAACCTGCGTGCTGAGAAGGCCGAGGAAGAGGCTCGTCAGCTCCAGAAGAAGATCCAGGCTATTGAAAATGATCTGGATCAGACTCAGGAATCGCTCATGCAAGTCAACGCCAAgctcgaggagaaggagaaggctcTGCAGAACGTAAGTAACTTTACTTCAAAATTTACATTCACTTAAATGCCTCGCAATCATTCTGCAACTCTGAGGACCGTGGGTTCGTTTTATGTGATGTGTTGAAAATGTCCAATGAATCAATCTTATATTTGTATAATGATTGTACCATACATGAAAAGGTGAGGGAAATTAATCCACATTCTTTCAATTCTATTACCTAATTTAAAAAAGGTAAAATAAAACGGTGTGCTTCCGAAATAGTGTTATACACATTTAAAAAACTTAAGCGATGGGAGAATGAAAACTAGCAAATTAAGCATAtgattgtttaatttttttaaatctccACGAAGGATTTTACTTCAatcatacggctcgtccgtccttatatataaTTCCTAAAGTCCTAAAGGATTCTACTTTCAAGGACAGGTTCCATCGAAATCCGGTCCGTGTGGATGTTTGCTTTAAACACAGAGAGCATATTAACGTGTATAACAAGCGTTAGCCACATGATTTCATCGTTTTCGTATAGATTGTAAGTCTCCTATATGATGGGCGCATTACGACCACAGGAGAGTTCGCTATCTATTTTTATCGAAATGATCGGCTTCGAGCAGGGAAGAATGGTCGGAAGAGCGTTCGGTGGAATGGAAATACTCGTCGCCTTTGGCATCGTGAAGAAAGATGAATCTGTAACAGCCGGCCTCACACAGTACGGTCGTCTCGACTGTGGCATTCCTTGAGGTAAAGCCGCTGAGCGCACGATTCGCACGTGCGCAGAATAGCCATGCGCTGACCATTACTGCGCATCAGCGCGGTCGCGCATTTCCTTCCCACGTACGTGCCACGGACGGTGAAAAGCGTGACCGATGACGTTCAGAAAGGTGTACCATTTGGTACACTGCGGCGAATGCCGATCATCCTCTAATTTTATCAATCGCATGAAAACTTGCGTGAGTAGAAGAATCGTAGGAACAAGGAAAGTGGAGGCATTCGGGGTTTGAACTGTCTCTGATCGGCTGCATAGTCTGTTTCGAATGCCTAGGAAATGAGGGTGCCGGTAGTTCGAGGAATGTGGAACGACGACTAGACGTGCAATCCTGAACCGTGCGAGAGGAGTGGGAGCTGGGTGTAAAATGTAGTCGGAAGGAAGAAGACTAGGAACGCAATAAGGAAAAGAATGGGTCAAACCGATGACTACCACCGAAGGAGCGGCGCATGGGATTCATTCATAAGATAAGTGAAGAGCGCACTGTACACGCGAGCTGCAGAAGGAAAGCATTTCTTTCCACGGCGCAGACTTTGGCGGCCAACGGAGCTGTACAGCGGCCTGGAAAAGCCGGTAGACCATTGTAGGATGCGAGCATAGTGCCGTTCGTGTCGTTGCGCAATGGTTGGTATCATATCGTACGGTAATAGGAAGCGGAAATCGGATTGCTTTAGTCGTTCAAAACGCTCTCGGCAAGGGGGAGGCAGCGCCGGCAATGGTAGTAGCGCGAGCAGCAGAAAGCGaggaccgaaaaaaaaggaacggcACACGCGCAACCGGAAGCGTGCTCGAAGGAAAATCGCCAAAcgtgaagcagcagcgcacgCGGCTCGGACGCGGCAGTCGGCACCGGACTCTACTTTAGGTAAATTCACGACGTTCAAATTTTTAACATTCAGTCGGGTTATTTTGGTATTGTATCCCGACCCCGTGTCGCTCACTCTCAGCCCATGGGTGCTTTACAGGATGTTTAGCCTCCCAGGGGCCGTAGAAGACGACGTTCAAATTCCGGCACAAGAAATTGCCAATTCCCAGtatttcttttcggtttttttggtatttttcgaTTCTCACACTTATTCCCTAGCGATTGGCGTTTTTTTCCGATCGAAAAAGGGTTAAATGGCGAATTTATAGCGATTTTCAAAACTAtactttcaaattcaaaactcTACTTTCGGGCCGGAAAAGTCTACTTTCaactttttttctaattttttttgttcgttcgtcgcCGGGCTGCCAGCGCCAGAAGTGTCTAGTGAGATTTCTGCGGTGAGAAGTGAGTTCTGCGGTGAGAAGGCGGTGAGAGCAGTTCTCACTTTTGACACTCACTTCAAAGTGTCAAAAGACgatctgaagaagaagaagacgacgacgaagaaaaaaggtgaaggtggtgcaggtggagaaggtggaagTGGAGAAGGTGTTGGCGAGCGTATTATGTGCGAAAATAACTCCGGCCCGGGCCCCGGTCCTGGCGCGGGAGGACGAAAGCgtggccatcagcatcatccccgATTTTCGGGCACAAGGCAATCGACCGTTCCGGCCGAGGAGGTCATCGCTGCACTTCGCGGAAACGGTGGAAATCTGTCGTCATCTTCTCTGTCATCTTCCGCATCTTCGCTGATAGTGATATctccgactgctgctggtgattcgGGCGGAGGCGATGAAGAAAGCGctaacaccaccaacaacaacagcaacaacaaccatcacctTCACAATGCACCTCTTCTGCCGGACGCGGATAGCATCACCGAGCTGGAGCACGACGAAGATGCAACTAGCTTTGTAAATTATGGTATCGACAGCCCCCTACACAACCGCATCACGACAGGAGCAAGCGAGCCCCAGTGGGAAGAACCCACTCCGGAACCAGAGGACGATCTACTCAATAAtaatcgcagcagcagtgtccgTAGCAGCCTTAGTCCAAAACTTGTGATAGCACCCACCGAGGAGAAGGGTGCCAGCGATGATTTGCAGTCAGGGGTAAAAGCTGAAcccgaagacgatgatgatggtggcagcgAAAGTATAGAACTGCAGCTAGACAAGATTACGAGCGGGAAGGAGCTCGTCCAGCAAATTAGCAAGAAGCTGAAACGAAGCAAGAAAAGTCCACAATCTGACGACACACTAGGAACCACGAAGAAGAAATCATCCTCTTCTAGTAAGAAATCTTCATCGAAGAGTGGCACCAGCACTTCGACACCAGGGACTGATGGGAAGCGGAGGAAatcgaaggcagcagcagcggcagcggcagccgtcGCAGCAGGATCCGAGCAACGAACATCGAGGGATGACGAACATAGCAGTGAGCTGATCTGCGTAATCGGATTGATCGACGGGACGCAGGGTTACGAATCCGGTGGACTGGCACATGGTGGCGACTTCAAGGAGGGTCACGAGGAGACGGATCCGGATGCGGCGGAATGGGCCAAATTGCGTTGtaccagcgagcgaaccgagGTCATCGCAGAGCGAGAACATCGGAGGCAAAAACGATGTGCCGACTACCCGGGACTGGCGTTTGGCCGCTCGATTTTCAGCTCGGATACGATGATGAAGTTCAACATTATTCGAAACGAGCTGCACAACATCATGAAAACGCAGCTAAAGCGggtaaatatttgccaaattttACTTGTTTCAACCTCTTCCACTACCCGTCTGACCATCAACTGAGAGAAACCGTTCCGAACCAAAGAACGGGTGCGTTCGAGTGCGATCCTCTCGGTGAAGGCATTCGGTAGCCGATGGTGtgtgtttctatttttagcGAAACGCAGTTCAGAAACAGAATTTCCATGATGGTACCAAGGGAGCTATACCATAGGGAGATGTTTACGCCGAATATGATTTTGCGCCTGCGCCATGTTTCTGACCACTACGATCACCGGCGGACCATTGCTGCCCTAGACACATTCCAATTTCTTAAATCAACGCGAAGCAGAGGATGACCAACCGCATGGCGCTCTGTATACGTTCTGCACACGCGTTCTGCACATATTATGAGATCATCGTCCTGTTAAATAGTACTTTAGATGCCTGAAGGTATCCGTAACATACAGTGAGTCTTTTTTGTATTGAAAGAGATCTCTTGAATCAGCAAATACTGTTAACTGATTAACAATGATCAGTTAAACTTATAAAAGCGACGAAAATTTTAGCGTTCTTGTTGATCGTAATTCAACAAGTGATTATGGGGGTATGGGGTAGCGATGTTCTGCCCGAAGATTAGGCGTAATTTATCCCATATTCAAGAAGGGAGATAAGTTAGACTCCAATAATTATAAGGGCATTAAGGTGTTGAATATTGCCTACGAAATATTCTCCCTGGTCCTTCAGAACCGACTTGATCAGTACCTTATCAGAGAAAAACCGTTAGATGATACAACACCGCTGATAAGATTGTCACGATTACACAGCTAATATCAATGATGAAAGAGTTTAGAAGGATCATGTATCATCTGTTCATAAATTTTAAGGCTGCCAAAGAAAGCATAGCCGTAGCATATGACGCCATGCGAGCCTTTGAATAAAACCTTAGAAACTGATAAGGCTAGTATAAATGATCATGATCAACGCTGCATGTTAAGTGAGGCTGAATGAAAAATTCGTAAGCTCCTTTGCTACCACGTCGTACTATTAGGTGACAAAAAGctcgaagtcgtcgagaatTTCACCTACATAGGGTCAAGATTTATATGCGGTCATATACGGGTTCAGATTAAACGAACTTTGTTAGTCCATGATCCTAGTGGGGCCAGGCCGCCGGTAATCTAAAATGACCGATTTTATAATATTTCTTCCTCCAAAAAAGAAATAACTGTAGCAGGGGGATAATTTGATAAAATCTGATTGGATATTATGTCGTTAGCCAAGCTAGATGGGTGATGCGTTTCATTGCAAAGGGTTTTAGGAAATGTAAACCAGTGCAGTGTAATTGACAGAGGTCTGCTTCGAGGTATGGTATCAATTTGGAATTGttactgtatgtgtgtatcctGTTAAACCGTTACCatctttttcgctttcttcaaTGATAATCAAAGCGAATTAAGCTGTAATGAATGATAAATACTTTTCTCGTagttatttgttgttttgctttctccaTGATTGCCATGGTACGGTCATCGGTGTATTGAGAGGCCGAAAACAgatgcgtacgtgtgtgccaCCTTACTTGGTGAAGGAGGCTTCTGCTCATACTGCTGGTGCTATCTATTGAACTGCAATGGAACATTGTaggatgattttttttttcgacgaGTTTTTTGAGTCATATTTGAGTtatatattttcaatttttgcctTTGCTCTCACCAGCTTCGCACAATAAGATGCGAgagtgtgagcgagcgagtgagcgagagggagagagaccaTCTATTATACAAGCGATTTGCGCTGGTTTATTGCACCGCAAAAGTAACGAGACCGCGTTAATATTTATACATTTCATTACGGAGTTGGCTTTTCCTGTCTCGAACACGGTCAGTGTA
The sequence above is a segment of the Anopheles darlingi chromosome 2, idAnoDarlMG_H_01, whole genome shotgun sequence genome. Coding sequences within it:
- the LOC125959678 gene encoding uncharacterized protein LOC125959678 is translated as MVGIISYGNRKRKSDCFSRSKRSRQGGGSAGNGSSASSRKRGPKKKERHTRNRKRARRKIAKREAAAHAARTRQSAPDSTLAPEVSSEISAVRSEFCGEKAVRAVLTFDTHFKVSKDDLKKKKTTTKKKGEGGAGGEGGSGEGVGERIMCENNSGPGPGPGAGGRKRGHQHHPRFSGTRQSTVPAEEVIAALRGNGGNLSSSSLSSSASSLIVISPTAAGDSGGGDEESANTTNNNSNNNHHLHNAPLLPDADSITELEHDEDATSFVNYGIDSPLHNRITTGASEPQWEEPTPEPEDDLLNNNRSSSVRSSLSPKLVIAPTEEKGASDDLQSGVKAEPEDDDDGGSESIELQLDKITSGKELVQQISKKLKRSKKSPQSDDTLGTTKKKSSSSSKKSSSKSGTSTSTPGTDGKRRKSKAAAAAAAAVAAGSEQRTSRDDEHSSELICVIGLIDGTQGYESGGLAHGGDFKEGHEETDPDAAEWAKLRCTSERTEVIAEREHRRQKRCADYPGLAFGRSIFSSDTMMKFNIIRNELHNIMKTQLKRVNICQILLVSTSSTTRLTIN